One window from the genome of Deinococcus sp. NW-56 encodes:
- a CDS encoding heme lyase CcmF/NrfE family subunit codes for MLNLISFDASPLGALGQLSLLAALAFTLGGTWLAALGGLKADARATEAARRAVWAVFALVSLSTLTLMAALLGDDFSVRYVAEHSMRASPTWIKVTSLWGALEGSILLWAWLLAGYAFILSLTLRRDALRPWALAAMYASLLFFVGICATVASPFTPLAQIPADGRGPNPALQNHWMMAVHPVLLYLGFVGLAVPFAYAVAALVTGRLSDHWVVVTRRWTLTAWALLTAAIVAGGWWSYETLGWGGYWAWDPVENASFIPWLLATAFLHSIQIQERRGLMRSWNVWLIVLAYASTVLGTFLNRSGIVQSVHAFAGGPVGPVFLGFLAFLLVAGIGLAAWRAPHLRDEGEPPAALSREGAFLAGNWLFLVFAVMVLVGTLFPTIVEAVQGRRDTSVGPAFYNAFAIPLGLGLLLMMGVGPLLPWRRAEGQGLWRALRPLLLAGAGAAVIAYAFGIRGVGVLATVGLSAYNVVGLGLLTGRALRASRASGRGGVVGLVREQPRRYGAYLAHVGLVVMALGIAFSSAYRQDAQVTLNVGAAPTKLLNESVALQTIRPVQQPYGRSIVAQVLIDEELFEARLNTYVQGGDTLFATPAVRYGLLGDTYLVVTAFDPGGKWASVRLIESPLVSWIWWGTLIVVLGAGLTLVTPRRAPARAPALQAAPATD; via the coding sequence GTGCTGAATCTGATTTCCTTTGACGCCAGCCCACTGGGGGCGCTGGGGCAGCTCTCGCTGCTGGCGGCCCTCGCCTTCACCCTGGGCGGCACCTGGCTCGCCGCCCTCGGGGGGCTCAAGGCCGACGCGCGGGCGACCGAGGCGGCGCGGCGGGCGGTGTGGGCCGTGTTCGCACTCGTCAGCCTGTCCACCCTCACGCTGATGGCGGCGCTGCTGGGCGACGACTTCTCGGTGCGGTACGTGGCCGAGCATTCCATGCGGGCCTCTCCGACGTGGATCAAGGTGACCAGCCTGTGGGGAGCGCTGGAAGGCTCCATCCTGCTGTGGGCGTGGTTGCTGGCGGGGTACGCCTTCATCCTCAGCCTGACCCTGCGGCGCGACGCGCTGCGGCCCTGGGCACTGGCCGCGATGTACGCCAGCCTGCTCTTTTTCGTGGGCATCTGCGCGACGGTCGCCAGCCCCTTTACTCCGCTGGCCCAGATTCCGGCGGACGGGCGTGGACCGAACCCCGCCCTGCAAAACCACTGGATGATGGCCGTTCACCCGGTGCTGCTGTATCTGGGCTTCGTGGGATTGGCGGTGCCCTTCGCCTACGCGGTGGCCGCGCTGGTGACCGGGCGGCTGTCGGACCACTGGGTCGTCGTGACGCGGCGCTGGACGCTGACCGCGTGGGCGCTGCTGACCGCCGCCATCGTCGCGGGCGGGTGGTGGAGCTACGAGACGCTGGGCTGGGGCGGGTACTGGGCCTGGGACCCGGTGGAGAACGCCTCCTTCATCCCCTGGCTGCTGGCGACCGCCTTCTTGCACTCCATTCAGATTCAGGAGCGGCGCGGCCTGATGCGCTCGTGGAACGTGTGGCTGATCGTGCTGGCGTACGCGTCCACGGTGCTGGGCACCTTCCTGAACCGCTCGGGCATCGTGCAGAGCGTGCACGCCTTCGCCGGGGGGCCGGTGGGACCGGTGTTCCTGGGGTTCCTCGCCTTCCTGCTGGTCGCGGGCATCGGGCTGGCCGCGTGGCGGGCGCCGCACCTGCGCGACGAGGGCGAGCCGCCCGCCGCCCTGAGCCGCGAGGGAGCGTTCCTGGCGGGCAACTGGCTGTTCCTGGTGTTCGCGGTGATGGTGCTGGTGGGCACCCTCTTCCCCACCATCGTGGAGGCGGTGCAGGGGCGGCGGGACACGTCGGTCGGCCCGGCCTTTTACAACGCCTTCGCCATTCCGCTGGGGCTGGGCCTGCTGCTGATGATGGGCGTGGGGCCGCTGCTCCCCTGGCGCCGGGCCGAGGGGCAGGGACTGTGGCGGGCACTGCGTCCCCTGCTGCTGGCGGGGGCAGGCGCGGCGGTGATCGCCTACGCCTTCGGGATTCGCGGCGTCGGTGTGCTGGCGACGGTGGGGCTGTCGGCCTACAACGTGGTGGGGCTGGGCCTGCTGACCGGGCGGGCGCTGCGGGCGTCCCGGGCGAGCGGGCGGGGCGGCGTGGTGGGCCTCGTGCGCGAGCAGCCCCGGCGCTACGGCGCGTACCTCGCGCACGTCGGGCTGGTCGTGATGGCGCTGGGCATCGCGTTCTCGTCGGCGTACCGGCAGGACGCGCAGGTCACGCTGAACGTGGGCGCGGCCCCCACGAAGTTGTTGAACGAGTCCGTTGCCCTGCAAACGATCCGGCCTGTTCAACAACCTTACGGGAGATCTATCGTCGCGCAGGTGCTTATCGACGAAGAACTCTTTGAGGCGCGGTTGAATACGTACGTTCAGGGAGGGGACACGCTCTTCGCCACCCCCGCGGTGCGCTACGGGCTGCTAGGCGACACCTACCTCGTGGTGACCGCCTTCGATCCAGGGGGGAAGTGGGCGAGCGTGCGGCTGATTGAAAGCCCGCTGGTGTCGTGGATCTGGTGGGGCACCCTGATCGTGGTGCTGGGGGCGGGGCTGACCCTGGTGACCCCGCGCCGCGCTCCGGCCCGTGCCCCGGCGTTGCAGGCGGCTCCGGCGACGGACTGA
- the ccmE gene encoding cytochrome c maturation protein CcmE, whose protein sequence is MTVPNPLPQARRRKKNPLPTVLGVLALVGLTAFLAFGNLGKSLEYFVTPTEYVQQRAELEGRPLRIGGLVKAVQYNPQTLDLRFNVTDGSASFPVQYTGAVSDLFKEDQGVVVRGEFQGDTFHASELVVKHSEEYNVPQTQAELKDLLRQAE, encoded by the coding sequence ATGACAGTTCCCAACCCCCTGCCCCAGGCGCGGCGGCGCAAGAAAAACCCGCTGCCCACCGTGCTGGGCGTGCTGGCGCTGGTGGGCCTGACGGCCTTCCTGGCCTTCGGGAACCTGGGCAAGAGCCTGGAGTACTTCGTGACGCCGACCGAGTACGTGCAGCAACGCGCCGAGCTGGAAGGCCGCCCGCTGCGGATCGGCGGGCTGGTCAAGGCCGTGCAGTACAACCCGCAGACGCTGGACCTGCGGTTCAACGTGACCGACGGCAGCGCCTCCTTTCCCGTGCAGTACACCGGGGCGGTGAGCGACCTGTTCAAGGAAGACCAGGGGGTCGTGGTGCGCGGCGAGTTCCAGGGCGACACCTTCCATGCGTCCGAACTCGTGGTGAAGCACTCCGAGGAGTACAACGTGCCGCAGACGCAGGCGGAGCTGAAGGACCTGCTGCGGCAGGCCGAGTGA
- the ccmD gene encoding heme exporter protein CcmD — MDKYTGYVVVVYVVTFLLLVGYLGWMWWRLRQVRDEEERR, encoded by the coding sequence GTGGATAAGTACACCGGATACGTCGTGGTCGTGTACGTCGTGACGTTCCTGCTGCTGGTGGGCTACCTGGGCTGGATGTGGTGGCGGCTGCGGCAGGTTCGGGACGAGGAGGAGCGGCGATGA
- the ccsA gene encoding cytochrome c biogenesis protein CcsA — MKQDRVTTGLGLATLLSLGVAVALGLSAPLDLNQGSLVRLFFVHVPSAWLSYLAYGGTGLFGLLYLLTRQRRWDRLAMASAEIGVLFTVSTIVGGMLWAKPTWGAYWVWDARLTTTALSIVIYGGYLLIRSLIDDPDRRARVAAVVGLVGTLYVPVNYMAVEWWRGVHQTQTLKLLGGIRFDAAPIYGWVLLVATLAFTLLYAYLLRVRGILAAREDAREERELMEDLKSMEVARG, encoded by the coding sequence ATGAAACAAGACCGCGTGACGACGGGGCTGGGCCTCGCCACCCTGCTGAGCCTGGGGGTGGCCGTGGCTCTGGGCCTGAGTGCCCCCCTCGACCTCAACCAGGGGTCGCTGGTGCGCCTGTTTTTCGTGCATGTCCCCAGCGCGTGGCTGAGCTACCTCGCCTACGGCGGCACGGGCCTGTTCGGGCTGCTGTACCTGCTGACCCGGCAGCGCCGCTGGGACCGCCTGGCGATGGCGAGTGCCGAGATCGGCGTGCTGTTCACGGTGTCCACCATCGTGGGCGGGATGCTGTGGGCCAAGCCGACCTGGGGCGCCTACTGGGTGTGGGACGCCCGGCTGACGACCACCGCCCTGAGCATCGTGATCTACGGGGGCTACCTCCTGATCCGCTCCCTGATCGACGACCCGGACCGCCGCGCCCGCGTCGCCGCCGTGGTGGGGCTGGTGGGCACCCTGTACGTGCCGGTCAACTACATGGCGGTGGAGTGGTGGCGCGGGGTGCACCAGACGCAGACGCTGAAGCTGCTGGGCGGCATCCGTTTCGACGCCGCGCCCATCTACGGCTGGGTGCTGCTCGTCGCCACGCTGGCCTTTACCCTGCTGTACGCCTACCTGCTGCGGGTGCGCGGCATCCTGGCTGCCCGCGAGGACGCCCGCGAGGAACGCGAACTGATGGAAGACTTGAAGAGCATGGAGGTCGCCCGTGGATAA
- a CDS encoding heme exporter protein CcmB — MGERPSSAAPNPRPRSTVLTLAAKDLRVAGRTRDTLLATAFFAGLVLLVLGLALGGDTAGRSPTQTAGLAAGAVWTALALAAAVGAGRAFAQEQEAGALEQLLLYPGPHGALYLGKLLGVLGPLAVVAAFTLPTGLLLFGAAGAGQAVPWGALTLVTALGILGLSAGTTFYSAITVNLRAREALLPALAFPILVPVVIATVKATSLLLAGGWSGEVTTWLIFLAGFDVGTVILATLLFGFAVEG; from the coding sequence ATGGGCGAGCGTCCGTCCTCCGCCGCCCCCAACCCTCGCCCCCGGTCCACCGTCCTGACCCTCGCCGCCAAGGACCTGCGGGTGGCCGGGCGAACCCGCGACACGCTGCTCGCCACCGCCTTTTTCGCCGGGCTGGTGCTGCTGGTGCTGGGCCTCGCGCTGGGCGGGGACACGGCGGGGCGCTCCCCCACCCAGACGGCGGGGCTGGCGGCGGGAGCGGTCTGGACGGCCCTCGCGCTCGCGGCGGCGGTGGGCGCGGGGCGGGCCTTCGCGCAGGAGCAGGAGGCCGGGGCACTGGAGCAACTGTTGCTGTATCCGGGGCCGCACGGGGCGCTGTACCTGGGCAAACTGCTGGGGGTGCTGGGGCCGCTGGCGGTGGTGGCGGCCTTCACCCTGCCCACCGGCCTGCTGCTGTTCGGGGCGGCGGGAGCCGGGCAGGCCGTGCCGTGGGGAGCACTGACCCTCGTGACCGCGCTGGGCATCCTGGGGCTGAGCGCCGGGACCACCTTCTACAGCGCGATCACGGTGAACCTCCGCGCCCGCGAGGCCCTGCTGCCCGCGCTGGCCTTTCCCATCCTCGTGCCGGTGGTGATCGCCACCGTGAAGGCGACCAGCCTGCTGCTTGCGGGCGGCTGGTCGGGCGAGGTCACGACGTGGCTGATCTTTCTGGCGGGCTTCGACGTGGGGACAGTGATCCTGGCGACGCTGCTGTTCGGATTTGCGGTGGAGGGGTAA
- the ccmA gene encoding heme ABC exporter ATP-binding protein CcmA, which translates to MSPHPASPPTAPQALQLRDLWLRLGREVILRGVTLDVPAGEGITLLGENGAGKTTLLRVLASGLRPTRGEGRVLGYDLRDSRAVRDHVHLMPVDAGLYPDLTCTENLAFALRMHGQPGDVAGALTRVGLAGAANRRARFLSAGMRKRLALARAWLLARPVTLVDEPFANLDEGGRALVLELLGDLAGQGVTLVIAAHEPGLARQVAPRAVRLAAGRVEEDRGA; encoded by the coding sequence GTGAGTCCGCACCCCGCCTCCCCTCCAACGGCCCCCCAAGCCCTGCAACTGCGTGACCTCTGGCTGCGGCTGGGCCGCGAGGTCATCCTGCGCGGGGTGACGCTGGACGTGCCCGCCGGGGAGGGGATCACCTTGCTGGGCGAGAACGGCGCGGGCAAGACCACGCTGCTGCGGGTGCTGGCGTCGGGACTGCGGCCCACGCGGGGGGAGGGGCGGGTGCTGGGCTACGACCTGCGCGACAGCCGGGCCGTGCGCGACCACGTTCACCTGATGCCGGTGGACGCGGGGCTGTACCCGGACCTGACCTGTACGGAGAATCTGGCCTTCGCCCTGCGGATGCACGGACAGCCCGGCGACGTGGCGGGAGCGCTGACGCGGGTGGGGCTGGCGGGGGCCGCGAACCGGCGGGCGCGGTTCCTCTCGGCGGGGATGCGCAAGCGGCTGGCCCTGGCGCGGGCCTGGTTGCTGGCCCGCCCGGTCACGCTGGTGGACGAGCCCTTCGCCAACCTGGACGAGGGGGGCCGGGCGCTGGTGCTGGAGTTGCTGGGCGACCTCGCGGGGCAGGGCGTGACCCTGGTGATCGCCGCCCACGAGCCGGGGCTGGCGCGGCAGGTGGCGCCGCGAGCGGTGCGGCTGGCGGCGGGCCGGGTGGAGGAGGACCGTGGAGCGTAG
- a CDS encoding cytochrome c biogenesis CcdA family protein, giving the protein MLTAPSAPSITVAFLAGLISFLSPCVLPLVPSYLGVIGGARAPLGRALGFILGFGLVFIALGATASTLGALLAPHKILLGQVAAVLILFFGLVMLGVVRLPFLMRDTRALANAGGYGPVALGAAFAFGWSPCLGPALGSILGLAASTTSLGTGVGLLAAYTVGLAVPFLIAALLWDRLNLRRLNRYAGVFEKVGGAVLVLVGVLMLTGQFTRLATFFYEVMPAWLRV; this is encoded by the coding sequence ATGTTGACCGCTCCCAGTGCCCCGTCCATCACGGTGGCCTTTCTGGCAGGGCTGATCTCTTTTCTCAGCCCCTGCGTGCTGCCGCTGGTGCCCAGTTACCTCGGGGTGATCGGGGGAGCGCGGGCGCCGCTGGGGCGGGCGCTGGGGTTCATCCTGGGCTTCGGGCTGGTATTTATCGCGCTGGGGGCGACTGCCAGCACGCTGGGCGCCCTCCTCGCCCCGCACAAGATTCTGCTGGGACAGGTGGCAGCGGTCCTGATCCTCTTCTTCGGGCTGGTGATGCTGGGGGTGGTGCGCCTGCCCTTCCTGATGCGCGACACGCGGGCGCTGGCGAACGCCGGGGGCTACGGCCCGGTCGCCCTGGGCGCGGCCTTCGCCTTCGGGTGGAGTCCCTGCCTCGGTCCGGCACTGGGGAGCATCCTGGGTCTGGCGGCGAGCACCACCAGCCTGGGCACGGGCGTGGGGCTGCTGGCCGCCTACACCGTGGGGCTGGCCGTGCCTTTCCTGATCGCGGCGCTGCTGTGGGACCGCCTGAACCTGCGGCGGCTCAACCGCTATGCGGGAGTCTTCGAGAAGGTGGGCGGCGCGGTCCTCGTGCTTGTCGGCGTGCTGATGCTGACCGGGCAGTTCACGCGGCTGGCGACCTTCTTCTATGAGGTGATGCCCGCGTGGCTGAGGGTGTGA
- a CDS encoding intradiol ring-cleavage dioxygenase produces MNPHPQHPDSDNDDEMVGTLLDRRRALRLLGLGGGAAALAAGGVLAQRGAPPGGAGGTSAGTSGVTGLPGCVVRPAMTEGPYYVDEGLRRGDIRRDTTTGKVSEGVPLTLEFVTSRVAVGSCQPRANVLIDVWQCDALGVYSDVQGNTGDFLRGAQVTNARGRATFTTVYPGWYPGRAVHLHFKLRPLNAAGRVTGEFTSQLFFPEEVTDRVHARAPYSRKGRRNTLNANDGIYRNGGNQLLLSLVGSPEKGYRATFDVGLNIG; encoded by the coding sequence ATGAATCCCCACCCTCAGCACCCGGACAGCGACAACGACGACGAGATGGTCGGCACCCTGCTGGACCGGAGGCGTGCTCTGCGGCTGCTGGGTCTGGGCGGCGGCGCGGCGGCCCTCGCGGCGGGTGGAGTCCTGGCCCAGCGGGGCGCTCCTCCCGGCGGCGCGGGAGGCACCAGCGCGGGCACGAGCGGCGTGACCGGGCTGCCCGGCTGCGTGGTCCGCCCCGCGATGACCGAGGGACCGTACTACGTGGACGAGGGCCTCCGACGCGGCGACATTCGCCGGGACACCACGACCGGGAAGGTCAGCGAGGGCGTACCGCTGACGCTGGAGTTCGTGACCTCGCGGGTGGCGGTCGGAAGCTGCCAGCCCCGCGCGAACGTGCTGATCGACGTGTGGCAGTGCGACGCCCTGGGCGTCTATTCCGACGTGCAGGGCAACACCGGGGACTTTCTGCGCGGTGCCCAGGTCACGAACGCGCGGGGCCGGGCCACCTTCACCACCGTCTATCCGGGGTGGTATCCGGGCCGGGCGGTGCACCTCCACTTCAAGCTGCGGCCCCTGAACGCGGCGGGCCGGGTGACGGGCGAGTTCACCTCCCAGCTCTTCTTTCCCGAGGAGGTCACCGACCGCGTCCATGCCCGCGCTCCTTACAGCCGGAAGGGCAGGCGCAACACGCTCAACGCCAATGACGGGATCTACCGCAACGGCGGGAATCAGTTGCTGCTGAGCCTGGTCGGCAGCCCGGAGAAGGGCTACCGGGCGACCTTCGACGTGGGGCTGAATATCGGCTGA